A stretch of Babesia bigemina genome assembly Bbig001, chromosome : III DNA encodes these proteins:
- a CDS encoding adaptin N terminal region domain containing protein, putative, which translates to MLGLASSNMSREFYRFTKALGECRSKEEEERVVLSEISALKSLVLVKDVHRERRKEYLVRAVYVEMLGFEAPFAHIHAINMAQERSLVCKKAGYWACRQLLKPQSELMLLLINTIQKDLQSPNFADIVCALQCVCDLVNRDMIPTILPCVLRCLEVDNEHVRKHAMMAVRSFNEFDSTCVENLCGIIERGICDPSPAVMTCTLSLLQDEIATRPRGYRHLVPSLVSILNQIVDRRLNNAYDYHRVPAPWTQIAIVSIFGIMGKGDRRLSSQMFECLQSVVQHAEILPPAASVIANAIIYECVKTVSMISPRESLATMCSISVSRMLGSENNNLRYAGIAGLGILVGLNMSYAAENQLVVVSCLEDRDETIRRRTLDLLYRMTNSKNVTTIVGCFLGHLRTKCERYWRSELVSKISLLCEKFAPSATWYMETVLDLMMICPDLVKDELLFSTVNVLKENSGDVAFRRAVLRQVADLVKRADVLPEIVVKVVSWVYANCALCPDDVSGGECDGDDLTVAPGANCGVDGNDVELGMSNAAENDVADATVDTDETSHNDESHKPSDHATEVPEANQTGVGDGGAADEATDSPAENSATASDSTLSTGRSGQSEAGELAAANFDDYIDILLQFVLRYRQNNSTVCWVLGCMRTLIIANDYKVPDAVVSVLSQLECSNCTEVTQRCKEIRSLCDLRPQLNLRRNDYDSKLTFLENYVQTRIAGGARSYSKPSSEVASESAPAHLSPVPELRFEPYAMKPSQMSEYRETLTTEDLVNEEIICSDVPRSWGPSGYVDKKALQADDDDDTKVDPSAAPYLSGITGAAPADADRTRPTVVEPSIDMSILSLGSRAPKPAEPKGYVWKKPEPRLVSREQIQMARALFQGLDCSDEADDPSTASN; encoded by the exons ATGCTGGGCTTAGCTTCTTCTAATATGTCCCGGGAATTCTACCGGTTCACGAAGGCCCTGGGCGAGTGCAGATCCAAGGAG GAGGAAGAGCGCGTCGTCCTCAGCGAAATCAGCGCGCTGAAGAGTCTCGTGCTTGTCAAGGACGTGCACCGG GAGCGCAGGAAGGAGTACCTGGTCCGCGCCGTTTACGTGGAGATGCTGGGATTCGAGGCGCCTTTCGCCCACATCCACGCCATCAATATGGCCCAGGAGCGCAGTTTGGTGTGCAAGAAAGCAG GCTACTGGGCATGCCGCCAGCTGCTCAAACCGCAGTCGGAGCTGATGCTGCTTCTGATCAACACCATCCAGAAGGACCTGCAGAGTCCCAACTTTGCAGACATTGTCTGCGCGCTGCAGTGCGTCTGCGACCTCGTCAACCGCGACATGATACCCACGATCCTCCCGTGCGTGTTGCGCTGCCTCGAGGTCGACAACGAGCACGTTCGGAAGCACGCCATGATGGCCGTCCGCAGCTTCAACGAGTTCGACAGCACTTGCGTGGAGAATTTGTGTGGGATCATCGAGCGCGGTATCTGCGACCCGAGCCCTGCGGTGATGACCTGCACCttgtcgctgctgcaggatGAGATCGCAACACGTCCCCGGGGATATCGTCACCTGGTCCCGTCTCTGGTGTCGATCCTGAACCAGATAGTAGACCGTCGTCTGAATAACGCGTACGACTACCACCGGGTGCCGGCGCCGTGGACGCAAATCGCAATCGTATCGATTTTCGGCATTATGGGAAAAGGCGATCGTCGCCTGTCGAGCCAGATGTTCGAGTGCCTGCAGAGCGTCGTGCAGCACGCGGAAATACTGCCTCCTGCCGCATCCGTGATAGCAAACGCGATCATTTACGAGTGCGTCAAGACGGTATCGATGATATCCCCGCGTGAGTCCCTGGCGACGATGTGCTCGATCTCTGTATCGCGCATGCTCGGGTCGGAGAACAACAATCTGCGCTATGCCGGCATCGCGGGCCTGGGGATATTGGTTGGCCTGAATATGTCTTACGCCGCTGAGAACCAGCTGGTTGTTGTGTCCTGCCTCGAGGACCGCGACGAGACCATACGCCGACGCACTCTTGACCTGCTTTATCGGATGACCAACTCGAAGAATGTGACCACGATTGTCGGTTGCTTCCTCGGGCACCTGCGCACTAAGTGCGAGCGGTACTGGCGTTCCGAGCTGGTCAGCAAGATATCGCTGCTCTGTGAGAAGTTCGCCCCCAGTGCAACGTGGTACATGGAGACGGTGCTGGATCTCATGATGATCTGTCCTGACCTTGTAAAAGACGAACTGTTGTTCAGCACGGTGAATGTACTGAAGGAAAACTCAGGCGACGTGGCGTTTCGACGTGCTGTGCTGCGTCAGGTGGCAGACCTGGTTAAGCGAGCGGACGTTTTGCCCGAGATTGTAGTAAAGGTGGTGAGCTGGGTATACGCCAATTGCGCATTGTGTCCCGATGATGTTAGTGGAGGCGAAtgtgatggcgacgatttGACAGTGGCCCCTGGTGCCAACTGTGGCGTCGACGGAAATGATGTAGAACTAGGCATGTCGAATGCTGCTGAAAACGATGTGGCCGATGCAACTGTCGATACCGATGAGACTTCGCACAACGACGAATCACATAAGCCATCGGATCATGCGACTGAAGTGCCAGAGGCCAACCAGACGGGCGTTGGAGAcggtggcgctgctgaCGAGGCGACGGACAGCCCAGCCGAGAATTCCGCAACTGCATCAGATAGCACGTTATCAACAGGGCGTTCGGGTCAGTCTGAAGCGGGAGAGCTGGCTGCAGCTAACTTTGACGATTACATCGACATTTTGCTTCAGTTTGTGCTGAGGTACCGTCAGAATAATTCTACAGTGTGCTGGGTGCTGGGATGCATGCGCACCCTCATTATCGCAAATGACTACAAGGTCCCAGATGCAGTGGTGTCAGTACTGTCCCAACTGGAATGCTCGAACTGCACTGAAGTGACGCAGCGGTGCAAGGAGATCCGTAGCCTCTGTGATTTACGACCGCAACTCAACTTGCGGCGAAACGATTATGACAGCAAGTTGACGTTCCTGGAAAATTACGTGCAGACCCGTATTGCCGGTGGAGCCCGGTCTTATTCGAAGCCGAGTTCCGAGGTTGCAAGCGAATCCGCCCCGGCACACCTGAGCCCGGTTCCTGAGCTTCGTTTTGAACCCTATGCCATGAAGCCATCCCAAATGTCGGAGTACCGCGAGACCCTGACCACAGAAGATTTGGTGAACGAGGAGATCATTTGCTCCGATGTTCCTCGCAGTTGGGGCCCATCCGGTTACGTGGACAAGAAGGCACTGCAGGCggatgacgatgacgatACCAAAGTTGATCCATCAGCTGCTCCCTACCTTTCAGGGATCACAGGTGCCGCGCCAGCAGACGCCGACAGGACCCGACCAACTGTGGTCGAACCTTCGATTGACATGTCTATTCTGTCCCTTGGTAGTCGTGCACCAAAGCCTGCCGAGCCTAAAGGGTACGTCTGGAAGAAGCCTGAGCCGCGTCTTGTAAGTAGGGAGCAAATTCAGATGGCTCGTGCTCTGTTTCAGGGCCTAGACTGCTCTGACGAGGCTGACGACCCTAGCACGGCAAGCAACTAG
- a CDS encoding signal peptidase family protein, putative, whose amino-acid sequence MSSSALRLYTVFSTAVCAAGIALAFNYLSGLYHRSHAFAHGSVSHVQTFELKTISSQSDRAALELHLDYDLRNVFDWSTNVIFLYVTAEYETARHPRNELIIYDKVIEDPSEAYEPGRNIVSKYYMVDFGRSLRKTRVTLRLFYSFVPIGGLISSHKLGESRFTMPSDYVL is encoded by the exons ATGAGCAGTTCCGCCCTCCGTCTCTACACAGTTTTCAGCACTGCGGTCTGCGCAGCGGGTATCGCACTGGCGTTCAACTATTTGAGCGGTCTCTACCACAGATCCCATGCCTTTGCACATGGTTCGGTGTCTCACGTGCAAACCTTCGAGCTGAAGACCATCTCCAGCCAG TCGGATCGCGCCGCTCTAGAGCTCCACCTGGACTACGACCTCCGTAATGTGTTTGACTGGAGCACTAACGTGATTTTTTTGTACGTGACGGCGGAGTACGAGACGGCGAGGCACCCACGCAACGAGCTTATCATATATGACAAGGTTATAGAGGACCCGTCGGAGGCGTATGAGCCtggccgcaacatcgtcAGCAAGTATTACATGGTCGACTTCGGCCGGTCGTTACGTAAGACCCGTGTAACCTTGCGCCTTTTCTACAGTTTTGTTCCCATAGGGGGGCTCATTTCATCGCATAAACTGGGAGAATCGCGCTTCACGATGCCATCGGACTACGTATTGTAA
- a CDS encoding KE2 family protein, putative gives MATSVDYEISEDDQSRIVEFSTVFNKKNMAETRLKALKEQVQNIDDAQEELMINMDTPYLKIGDCFLRLEESELDEHLEAEKKEATDEIRQLEQEIDEHIARTAELKAMLYAKFGNRINLEA, from the exons ATGGCGACGTCTGTGGATTACGAAATAAGCGAGGACGACCAGAGCAGGATCGTCGAGTTCAGCACGGTTTTCAACAAAAAAAATATGGCCGAGACAAGGCTGAAAGCTCTTAAAGAACAGGTGCAAAATATTGATGATGCGCAAGAGGAGCTCATGATTAACATGGATACGCCTTACCTCAAAATAG GTGACTGCTTCCTCAGACTAGAAGAATCCGAACTGGATGAGCACCTAGAAGCGGAAAAAAAAGAGGCAACCGACGAAATCAGGCAACTGGAGCAGGAGATCGATGAACACATAGCGAGGACAGCAGAGCTCAAGGCGATGTTGTATGCAAAGTTCGGAAATCGTATCAACTTAGAAGCCTGA
- a CDS encoding IHF-like DNA-binding protein, putative translates to MYGTLSLTITKKQLIAEVAQTVEMTQKDVGAVIDEFVKLIGKYLGENREISIPKFGLFHNSLRGPRMMKNLQTGEMYTAKPVYVPNLRFYDTVKDEINQALKPE, encoded by the exons ATGTATGGCACGCTGAGTCTA ACCATTACCAAGAAGCAGCTGATTGCCGAGGTGGCTCAGACAGTTGAGATGACACAGAAGGATGTCGGTGCTGTTATTGACGAATTCGTGAAATTGATTGGTAAATATCTTGGTGAAAACAGAGAAATCTCGATCCCCAAGTTTGGCCTTTTCCACAACTCCCTACGCGGGCCGCGAATGATGaagaacctgcagacagGAGAAATGTACACTGCAAAGCCGGTATACGTGCCGAACTTGAGATTCTACGACACCGTCAAGGACGAAATTAACCAAGCTCTGAAACCCGAATGA